The Antarcticibacterium sp. 1MA-6-2 genome has a window encoding:
- a CDS encoding PLDc N-terminal domain-containing protein, with translation MGLEFSLITIILLSVALLLLPVIAIIHLIRSGYKGRGKIIWLLIILFLPFLGSVLYFIMGKRYRRHNPE, from the coding sequence ATGGGTCTGGAGTTTTCCCTTATAACCATTATTCTTTTGTCGGTGGCACTTTTGCTGTTGCCCGTAATTGCTATTATCCATTTAATTAGAAGTGGTTATAAAGGACGGGGTAAAATAATATGGCTTCTTATAATCCTCTTCCTCCCTTTCCTCGGATCTGTACTCTATTTTATAATGGGAAAGCGTTACAGGAGGCATAACCCGGAATAG
- a CDS encoding thioredoxin family protein, which produces MTSLEQAQKLAIATDRLIVVDFWASWCGPCKRMDRESWQSPEVSQLLNKFIPLKLDLDKSREIARKYEVKGIPYIFIIDGNGEIVYKNIGYLRKTEVLKVLEKYALNTEFIRKESLDFYQHENYVTSIRLGEKYLDYALFVNNDVRWEFIEMGKVYLKKGEKMLDKEQSNYNMMREKIDLLQLTAELYKGNFKKVGRNLEKMDEANLNKLNQKQFAFLQYCIAREEKDVEGSKKWMAVFSSENIIADNERRFELLSKSLALE; this is translated from the coding sequence ATGACTTCTCTTGAACAGGCCCAAAAACTGGCAATTGCGACCGACAGGTTAATTGTGGTTGATTTTTGGGCTTCCTGGTGCGGCCCGTGTAAACGAATGGATAGGGAATCCTGGCAGTCTCCGGAAGTTTCGCAGCTACTTAATAAGTTCATTCCTTTAAAACTTGATTTGGATAAATCGCGTGAGATTGCCCGCAAATATGAGGTGAAGGGCATACCCTATATATTTATTATTGATGGAAACGGGGAGATAGTTTATAAGAATATTGGTTACCTGAGAAAAACTGAAGTATTAAAGGTTTTAGAGAAATATGCGCTAAATACTGAATTCATTAGAAAGGAAAGTTTAGACTTTTACCAACATGAAAATTATGTCACTAGTATAAGATTAGGAGAAAAATATCTTGATTATGCACTTTTTGTCAATAATGACGTGCGATGGGAATTTATTGAAATGGGAAAAGTATATCTTAAGAAAGGGGAGAAAATGCTTGATAAAGAGCAATCCAATTACAATATGATGCGTGAAAAAATTGATCTTCTCCAACTTACAGCAGAGTTGTACAAAGGGAACTTTAAAAAAGTTGGTAGAAATTTAGAAAAAATGGATGAGGCTAATCTTAATAAACTTAATCAAAAACAATTCGCTTTTTTACAATATTGCATAGCAAGAGAAGAAAAGGATGTTGAAGGATCCAAAAAGTGGATGGCAGTGTTTAGTTCAGAAAATATTATTGCCGATAATGAGAGAAGGTTTGAACTTCTGTCCAAAAGTTTGGCACTGGAGTAG